DNA sequence from the Rubrobacter radiotolerans DSM 5868 genome:
CCACGCCGACGACCCCAGCTACAAGGACTGGGCCAGCCAGTGGCTGGAGCTCCAGAAGTGGACGTTCCGGCAGCGGTTCTTCCGCGAAATCCAACACCTTGGCGAAGGCGGTGAGACGGGCCAGGACAACCGCATCCTGAAGGAGACCTTCGATCGCACCGGCACGAGCATCATGGGGAAGCGGATGTTCGACGGGGGAGAACGTTTCTGGCCCGAGGAAGCCCCGTTCCACACGCCCGTCTTTGTCCTGACCCACGAGGTACGCGGTCCTTGGGAGCGGCCGGGCGGGACCACATTCTACTTCGTGGGCGACGGGATCGAGAGCGCGTTGCGGCAGGCGCGCGCGGCCGCAGGAGACAAGGACGTCCGGATCGCGGGGGGCGCCAACACGATCCTCCAGTACCTCAACGCGGGCCTGGTCGACGAGTTCTCCATTGCGCTGGCGCCGGTCTTCTTTGGCGCCGGGATCCGTCTGTTTGACGGGATCGACCGGAGAAAAGTCACGCCGAAGATCGTAGAGGCAATTCACTCGCCGCTTGTCACGCACCTGACGTACTCCATCGTGAAACGGTAGCGGAAGCCAGGCGGAAGCTACCAGCGTGCCCCGCGAGCGGATCATCGCAAGAAAGGACGACCCCAACCGATGAAGATGTCTCGCAAACGGTTCCTGAGGCTCGCCCTTTCCTTCGGTGCGTCCGCCTGCTCCTCCGCCTTCCTGGCCAGTTTGCCCCTATGTTGCATATTTTCGGACAAGTATGTCTCCTATCCGTCTTTTCCTCTTTCGGGGTCTGGTGGTCCAAAATGTGCCGTTGAGGACTGCGGACAGCGATCGGAATCGGCAGTAGGAACGGGGCGGTCGCAAAGGGCGCCGACGAGCTTGCCAAGGACGATGGCGCTCACCAGCAGCACGACCTGCATGGCCGCCGAAAGAACCGCCACGGCAGCCACCTTGCCAACGACCACCTGGAGGCTGGAGACCGGTCGGCTCATCAGGGCGTTCCAGTTGCCGTTCTTGTGGGGCTCTCCGGTGGGGGAGGTTACGTCTCAAGAGCCCAGAAACAGGGCAGAGGACTCGTCGGGGCGGGCGTGCAGGTAGCGGCCGGTGGTGGAGATGTCCGAGTGCCCGAGCGTGGCCTGCACGAGGTGGACCTTCGCCCCCCGGTCCATGGCGTGGCTCGCGTGGGCGTGCCTGAGCCAGTGCGGGGAGACGTCTGCGGCGTTCTTGAGGCCGGCCTTCTTCGCCGCTTGCTTGACTACTCTTTCGGCCTGGCGTGGTGTGATCGGACGGGCCTCTCCTTGCGGGCCCTTCTTCTGGGAGCGGAACAGGGGGGCGTCCGGATCGGGCAGGGCGAGAGTGGTGAGCTCCTCGAAGAGCCCCTCCGGCACGAGCACGGGCCTCATCTTCGAGCCCTTGCCAAAGACCGCAAGCTGGCCTGTGCGGCCATCGTCCCGGACGATAAGGTCTTTTGTGGTGAGACCCACCGCCTCGGCCACGCGGAGCCCTCCTATATATAGGGTGCGGATCAGGGCCCGGTCGCGGCCTTTGGGACCCCCGGCGTGGGCGATCATGGCGTGGACGTCGTCGGCAGAGAGGATCCTCCCGGCGCGCTCGTCGCGCACGGACGGCAGCTTCACGGGCCGGCCTACGTCGAAGGGCAGGTAGCCTACCGCATGACCGAAGGCAAAGAGGCTCTTGAGGGCGGCAAGAACTCTTGCCTGAGAAGCCGGAGCCAGAAGCCCAGAGATAAAGTCCGCAAACTCCTGAACGTCAGAGAGCGTGACGGCCCGCAAGGGCTTACCCTCTGTAAAGTCGACGAACTTGGCGAGGTCCGAGCGGTAGGCTTCCTTTGTGGCCGCGCTCTTGCCGTGCAGCCACAGCTCTATAAGCCGGGCGTCTGTGTCGGCGCCGGAGAGACCTCCGGCCGTCTCGGCCTTCCGGACCCGAGCGCTGCTGGCCTCGCCGGACGACGGGCGTACGCGCTCCGGCAGATTGAGAGACTGAAGATCCAGGGACTCCAAGACGGGCTACCCTCGCCCGACCACGTCGCCGACAGCGAAGCGGAGGTCGGGCACGGTAAAGGAGATCAGCTCCTCCTCGCGTCCGAAGGTCCGCTTCTTGGCGTAGCGTTCACCCGGCGAAGCCCCCGGCGCAGCGTGGACCTCTACGGTGGCGGCCTCCAGGTCCACCACCCAAGCCTCGGGTATCCCCGCGCGCGCGTAGAGCGGAACCTTGACCTCCCTGTCGTAGAGGAGCGACGTCTCCGCAACCTCGACCACAAGCGCCACGTCGGCGGCCGTCGGTAGTGAGCCTTCCAGGGCTCCCGCGCGCACGAGGGCCAAATCAGGCTGGCGTTCGTCGCGCTCCCCAAAGACGACCGGATTCTGCACGCTCACGTAATGGCCCGGCAGCGTTCCCGCCAACAGCTGCGTGAGAACCGTCACGGCCCGGACGTGTCGCCAGCCGACCGGCGTCATCTCGACGACCTCGCCGTCGGCGAGTTCCACCCGGTCATCCTCGCCCAGTATCCCGACCTCGGCCATCCGGTGATACTCCCCGACACCGAAGCGCCGCTTCTTGATCTTGGTCCCGAGCATCCTCGCTCCACGCTCCTCCCTCTGTGCCAACCAGCGGTCCAGAAAAGGCGCCATCTATCAGTCTACGCAATACACGCCACACTTTAATGCAGCGCGGGTAAAATGTCGAATAAGGTAAATTATACGACGTTTTTCGGAGGCCTTTTCGGGGTGTCGAGTGGTCTGTTCGTGCGGAGTTGGCAGCGAACTGTTGCAAAGACACGGCCATGCTGGGTGCGCTTCAGCTACCGGTGGTTGCGAGCGGGCGTATCTCGGCGAGCGTCGCGGCGAGCCGGTCCTTTTCGCTTTCGAGGTCGTGGCGAGCCTGCAGGTTTATCCAGAAGCGCTCCGAGGTGCCGAAGTACCTGGAGAGCCTCAAGGCGGTGTCGGCGCTTATGCGACGCTTGCCGTGCACTATCTCGTTTATGCGTCGCGGCGAGACCCCGATCTCCTTGGCGAGCCGGTACTGACTCACGCCCAGGGGGTCCAGGAACTCCTCCCGGAGTATCTCACCCGGATGCATCGGGCTCATGACCTTCTCTTCCGCCACGGTCTCCTCCTAGTGATAGTCTGTTATCTCGACGTCTTCGGGGCCTGCATCGGTCCAAACAAAGCAGACTCGCCACTGTCGGTTTATCCTGATCGAGTGCTGACCTTCCCGGTCTCCCTTCAGTCTCTCCAACCTGTTGCCGGGCGGAACCCTCAGATCGTCAAGAGACTCCGCAGCGTCTAGAATCGCTAGCTTCCTCAAGGCAGCCCTCTGAGTGCCTGCATCGAGCCTTCTTCGCGGCCGCCCCCTCGCCCACACCCTCTCGGTGTCCTTGTCGCGGAAGGAGCGGATCACGCCCATATGTTAACGTATAGCGTTAATAACGTCAAGCGTCAAGGTGAGAGCACCGCTGTATCTGGACACGATCGGGGGTCATGGTAGCGAGGATGCTGTTAGGGAGTTCAGGCACGGGAGTGACCAGGAACCCGCCGGTGCCAACCTGGCCAAAGAGGAAAGCCGGGGGTCGGCTGGGCTTCAAAAAGCACTCGGTGATGAGGAGTCGATCCGTCGCGATACAGCTTCCTCAAAGAGAGCGTATCTTGATTCTCGACCGGTTCGTAAGGTCCATTTCCACCAGCAGGACCTTGCCCCGCCAGTCAGATCAGTACATAAACCCTACGTTCTCAAAAACTCTTGATTCAGTGGTACATACTTCATCGCACCACCCGGCTGGACGGTGGTTCAGATGGGCAACGCACTACCTTTCGGCGAGTCCAAGCCCGTCTGTCCGCACCCCTGTCGCTTATGACATTAACTGGCCCTTGGCGAGTTTGCGGTAGAGCGATAATATCTATTATCGGAAGTGGCGGGACGGCGCCTTGGCTTTCGCCTCGCACACGGACACTCACGCTCTTCTCGTCATCCTTGTCCTTACCCTCCTTGAATCGTTTGCCCCGAGGCGCGTGGCCGGAGCACCTGTTCCAGATCTCGCGCCCGCCTCAAACAGTCACTGAGGGCCCCCGGTTCCTCGCCGCCAAGATCCGTTTTCCGAACGTCGGCAAGCAAGCGCGCCGCCAGTTGCCTGTCGCCCAGCCTAACGGCCAGGTCGGCGCGCAGCACCAGGGCCTGGATGACGGCCCGGTCAGACTCCACTTCTTCAGACGCGAGCGCGCGGTCGAGGACCTCGGCCGCCGCGGCGTGGTCACCTTTGGAGTCACCCAGCAGGGTGGCGGCGTGAAGCGCCTTGGAGAGCCGTGTGCCTTCGGTGGGCCACGAGTGCGACCAACTTCCGGCAGACTCGAGCGGCTGCCCGACCCGGATATAGTTGCCGCCGGGATCCACGACGACGAACTGCCGCACGCCATAAGATGTGTCTTTGAGCGCGCCGATGCGCGGCACGCCCCGGGACGGGAGCCTGCCGAGTGACTGTTTCAGCCCGTCGGTAAAGGCCCGGTAGAGCCCGTCTACGTCTTGCGTGAGCACGTAGCAGGTGCTGTAGGAAGACGAGGGATCGAGGGCTCTGAGGACGAAGAACTGGAGTTGGATCCCGCCGCGCTCCACGACGGCGTAGGTGTTCGGCCGTTTCTGCCTGTAGGTGACCTCGAAGCCGAGGGCGCGGTAGAAGTCGAGCGTCTCGTCGATGGAGCGGCAGGGCAGGATGGGGATCGTGATCTCTGTCTTTGTTCCACTATCCGTCATCGGCTCAAGCTCCGGTAGCGTCGCACGGACAGCGGGAAGAAGACGGCGAGGATCGCCAGGGGCCAAAGAACCGCCATGAGGAGGGCGTTCTGAGCTATCCAGGAGTCTCCGCCCCATCCGGGGTTGCCGAAGAGTTCACGGGTGGCGGCGACGGTGGCCGACAAAGGGTTCCACTCCGTGATCGCGCCCAGCCAGCCGGGCATGGTCTCGGGCGGGACGAAGGTGTTGGAGAGAAAGAGGATAGGCCAGATCAGGATCTGCACGGCCATCACGCTCTCGGGGCCGCCGACCACGAGCCCCAGGTAGGTGCCCACCCACAAGAGCGAGAACCTGAGCCCCAGGAGCAGCCCGATCGCGAGA
Encoded proteins:
- a CDS encoding dihydrofolate reductase family protein; its protein translation is MGKVFFSVGMSLDGFMAPEGMDMAHADDPSYKDWASQWLELQKWTFRQRFFREIQHLGEGGETGQDNRILKETFDRTGTSIMGKRMFDGGERFWPEEAPFHTPVFVLTHEVRGPWERPGGTTFYFVGDGIESALRQARAAAGDKDVRIAGGANTILQYLNAGLVDEFSIALAPVFFGAGIRLFDGIDRRKVTPKIVEAIHSPLVTHLTYSIVKR
- a CDS encoding Uma2 family endonuclease produces the protein MLGTKIKKRRFGVGEYHRMAEVGILGEDDRVELADGEVVEMTPVGWRHVRAVTVLTQLLAGTLPGHYVSVQNPVVFGERDERQPDLALVRAGALEGSLPTAADVALVVEVAETSLLYDREVKVPLYARAGIPEAWVVDLEAATVEVHAAPGASPGERYAKKRTFGREEELISFTVPDLRFAVGDVVGRG
- a CDS encoding tyrosine-type recombinase/integrase; protein product: MESLDLQSLNLPERVRPSSGEASSARVRKAETAGGLSGADTDARLIELWLHGKSAATKEAYRSDLAKFVDFTEGKPLRAVTLSDVQEFADFISGLLAPASQARVLAALKSLFAFGHAVGYLPFDVGRPVKLPSVRDERAGRILSADDVHAMIAHAGGPKGRDRALIRTLYIGGLRVAEAVGLTTKDLIVRDDGRTGQLAVFGKGSKMRPVLVPEGLFEELTTLALPDPDAPLFRSQKKGPQGEARPITPRQAERVVKQAAKKAGLKNAADVSPHWLRHAHASHAMDRGAKVHLVQATLGHSDISTTGRYLHARPDESSALFLGS
- a CDS encoding type II toxin-antitoxin system RelE/ParE family toxin; this translates as MIRSFRDKDTERVWARGRPRRRLDAGTQRAALRKLAILDAAESLDDLRVPPGNRLERLKGDREGQHSIRINRQWRVCFVWTDAGPEDVEITDYH
- a CDS encoding HigA family addiction module antitoxin, with product MSPMHPGEILREEFLDPLGVSQYRLAKEIGVSPRRINEIVHGKRRISADTALRLSRYFGTSERFWINLQARHDLESEKDRLAATLAEIRPLATTGS
- a CDS encoding bleomycin resistance protein; the protein is MTDSGTKTEITIPILPCRSIDETLDFYRALGFEVTYRQKRPNTYAVVERGGIQLQFFVLRALDPSSSYSTCYVLTQDVDGLYRAFTDGLKQSLGRLPSRGVPRIGALKDTSYGVRQFVVVDPGGNYIRVGQPLESAGSWSHSWPTEGTRLSKALHAATLLGDSKGDHAAAAEVLDRALASEEVESDRAVIQALVLRADLAVRLGDRQLAARLLADVRKTDLGGEEPGALSDCLRRARDLEQVLRPRASGQTIQGG